CTGGCCGCGCGCGGGCATCGGCGATTCTTCGAGCATTCGAGCGTGCTCTACGGCGATCCGCGCGATCGCTACGCGGATCCCACCGTCGACAACCTCGAGATCGCGAAGCTCTGGGCCAGCCGTCCGCCCGCGGCCGATGACCTGCCGTCGCTCACCGCCGAGGAAGCGCGCGACATCATCGACGCCATCATCGGTCCGGTGTTGGGCAAGCACTGCACGGTGCGCGTCTCGGATCGGCTGACGGCGAATGCGGCTGCAGGGGCGACGCGCGTGTCGGTGAAGAAGGGCGCGCGCTTCACGCCGCTGCAGGCGCGCGCGCTCGCGCACCACGAAGGGCTCTGGCACGTGCTCACGAGCGTGAACGGCTATGCCCAGCCGGTGCTGCGCATCCTGGGCGTGGGGCTGCCGCGCTTCACCGAGAGCCAGGAAGGGATGGGGATCCTCTCGGAGTTCCTGACGGGGAACCTCACCAACGATCGCTTCATCGAGCTCGGCGAGCGCACGCTGGCCGTGGACATGGCCGCGCGCGGCGCGGATTACCTTCAGGTCTATCGATCGCTGTCGGAGAAGTTCCCGCCGCCGAAGGCCGCGCAGATGTGCGAGCGCGTGTTCCGCGGCGGCGTGCTCACCGGTGGCGCACCGTTCACGAAGGACGCGTCGTACCAGCGCGGCTATGTGCGGACGTTCCAGTTCCTGCGCAAGGCGATGCACAGCGTGGATCGTCGGCTGGTGCTGGCGTTCCTCACGGGCAAGATGAACATCGACGACGCGCCGCTCATCAAGCACCTGATCACCGAAGGCATCTGCGTGGGGCCGCACTTCACGCCGCTCTGGTGGCAGCACGGCGACGTGATGTCGGCGCAGTTCACGCACGCGGTGACGATGCATCGGTTCGCGTTGAGCGAGCGCGCGCGCGTGTTCAGCGAGCGCCAGGAGCGTGGCGAAGCCGAAGGGCTCGCGTTGCCCGCTCAGCCCGACCTCGAGCCGAGCTAGACGGCTCGCAACACCAGTCGCATTGCCCGGAACGGCAGGGTGATGATCGCCGTCAGCAGCTCGAACACGCTCTCCACGGCCACGCCCAGCAGTCGGAACGGCAGGCTGATGAGCCACGCGACCGGGTAGAGCACCAGCGCCAGCAGCGCGAGCGGCCAACACATCACCAGCAGGATGCACCAGAGAATGAACTTGATCATGGCAGCTTGAACTACGGCTGCCGCGGCGCGCTATTTCACTCGTGGATGGTGCCGGCCAGCGTGAAGATCGGCAGGTAGACCGCGAAGATGCTCAGCGCCCACGACGCCGAGCCCAGCGTGAGCACGATGGTGAGCAGCAACGGTCGCCGTCCCATCGCGACGCGCACCACGCCCAGTCCGCCCACGCCGATGAACCAGGCCAGCCAGCCGTAGCGCCAGGCACTCGAGAGCGCGACCTCGGTGGGCCAGGGCAGGGCGGCGCTGCCGAAGTCGGCGAAGAGCTTCTCGAACGAGGGCAGGATCTTGAAGACGATGAGGCAGTGCAGGGTCACCGAGGCGGACAGGATGCCGCCGCCAATGAGCGCCCGGATCACTTCGCCACCAGGCAGTTTCCGCCGCGCGCCTCGGCTTCTTTGAGTCGCAGCGCCGCGGCGTGCACCAGCTCCGAGAAGGGATGCTCGCCGTCGCCCGAGGCCGCGAGCCCGAGCGAGATGCGCGTCTTCAAGCGCCGGCCTTCGTGGCGCAGCGTGCTCTTCGCAATCTTGAAGAGGATGCGTCGTCCGACCGCCTCCGCGCCGTCCGCCGAGGTGTGCGGCAAGAGGATCATCACGTTGTGCTGGCCGTACGCGACGGGCAGATCGGTGTCGCGCGTGGCGCTGCGCACCGCGAGCGCCAGCCCGCCCATCAGCTCCTGGCGCAGCTCGGGCGCTTCGTTCTCGCCGTGCGCGGTGATGCTGCTGAGGATGACGGCGATCGGCACCTTGTATCGCCGCGCACGCTTCACCTCGACGAACAGCGCCTGCTTGAAGTGCTCGAACGCGTAGAAGCCGGTGAGCGGATCGAAGATGGGGCCGCCGGACTGCGTCTGCGCGAGGCGCATCGTCCGCAGCAGCGCGAGCGGACGCACCGAGGCTTCGATGAGCCGCGGATCGATGGGCTTGTCGAGGGTGGCGTCGGCGCCGGCGCGCTCGGCGGCCCGGTGCGATTTGGCGTCGGCGGCCATCGCGAGCAGCACCGCCGCGGGATCGTGCGCGCGCAGCGCCTTGCAGAGCGCGAACGCCGGCCCGGCAAGGCCCTGCCCGACAATCGCCACGTGCGGCGTGCTTTGGGCGTACCGGGCGAGCGCTGCGTGCGCATCGCCGACGAGGTCCACGTGCAGCTTGCGCTTGCGAAGCGCGGCCGCGAGCTTGTCGGTCGTCTTCGAAGGCTTGTCGGCGAGGAGCACGCGGACCTGGGTCATGGGCCGATCTTATTGCGGCGAAGGCCCGGGCAAAGCTTTTCCACTGTCAGCCGACGACCCGGGCGCCCAACCAGTCCACGAGAAGCAGCCCAAGCTTCTTGGCCAGCGCAGTCAGCAGCTCCTCCTCGACGCCGTCCGCCGCGAGGATCACCACCCGCCCGCCATCGACGCGGCCGTAGAGCGTGCCGTCGCCCAGATCGAAGACGAAGCCGCCCTGGACGACGCCCGGCTCATCCTCCACGGTGAGCCCCTTCTGCGGACCCACCGCCACGTCCTCGAGCTGGATGTCGGTCCCGGCGAGCGGCGCGGGGATGCGCTTGCGGATGTGAATCTCCGGGAACCCGGCGCCGCGACCGGAGCTTCGGATCGCGCGAATGTCGGCCAGCTCGGCGTCGATCTCGGCGCGCAGCGATGGCGCGATGAGCTCGGTCTGCCGCCAGTCGTCGGCGAAGAGCACCCGCGCGGACGTCCGATCTCCCGGCTGCGTGGGCGGCAACGCGTCTTCGATCGTCGGCAAGCTGAAGAGGATCTTCGAGGGGTCGAGCGGCACCAGCTCACGCACGAAGAGCTCGAGCGAGCCCTTCGCGTCCCACTCCGCGCGCGTCGGCGGCTCGGCACGCTCGATGCGCCACTCACGCGCTCCAAGCTCGACGGCCATCCCCGGCGAGAACGCGTCCGGCAGCGCTTCGGGCGGCAGGTCGTAGGTCTGAGAGCGCTCACCCGAGCTGAGGTCGATGAGGGTCAGGCGAATGGTCATGTCGCCGCAGGATAGTCCGTGTAGCCCTTGGGGCCCGGAGTGAAGAACGTCTTCGGGTCGGGCGGGGCGAGCGGCAGGTTCTTCTCCAGGCGAATCACCAGATCCGGATTCGAGAGGAACGGCCGGCCAAACGCGACCAGATCCGCGCGATCGTCGGCGAGCACCTGGTTGGCCTTGGGGCCGTCGAAGCCGCCGCTGGCGATGAACGTGCGCGGCCAGTGCTTCGACAGCCACTCCTTCAGCGGCGCCGGCACGGCCTGCCCGCCCATGGCGCTGTGGTCGACGAGGTGCAGGTACTCCACACCCGCGTCGGCCAGCCCTTCGGCGAGCTTCTGGTACTGGGCGTCGATCTCCGGGAACGGCTTCATGCCGCCGTTGGCGCCGTACGGAGAAATGCGGATGCCCACGCGATCGCCGCCGATGGCTTCGACGACGGCCTTGGCCACCTCGATGACGAAGCGGTTGCGGTTCTCCGGCGTGCCGCCGTACGCGTCGGTGCGCGTGTTGCTGATGGGGTTCAGGAACTGCTCGAGCAGGTAGCCGTTCGCGCCGTGCAGCTCCACGCCGTCGAAGCCGGCGGCGATGGCGTTCTTGGCCGCGGTCACGAACTCGGCGCGCGTCGCGGGCAGCTCCTCGAGCGTGAGCGCGCGCGGCACGGGCTTGGGCTGCTTGCCGAGCTGGTCGGACTGGATCTCGCCTGGGCTGGCCACGGCGCTCGGGGCCACGACCTCCGCGCCCGCGACGAGATTGGCTGGATGGCTCTCGCGTCCGGTGTGCATGAGCTGCGCGAAGATGGCGCCGCCGCGCGCGTGCACGGCCGCGGTCACCGGCTTCCATGCCTCCACCTGCTCGGCCGACCACAGCCCTGGAATGCGCGCGTAGCCTGTCCCATTCGGCGACGGGCCAATGCCCTCGGTCACGATGAGCCCGGCGCCCGCGCGCTGGCCGTAGTACTCGGCCATCAGCGGCGTGGGGACGTGGTCGGCAGTCGCGCGGCTGCGCGTCATGGGCGCCATGACCGCGCGGTTCTTGAGCGTGATGCGTCCGAGCTTCAGCGGCGAGAAGAGCGGCAACGACGACATGTGCACTCCGGGTCGAAGACGAGGCCGCTGGTTAACATCGGCTGCGGGAGCGTGCAGGCCGATGTGGCGCGGTTGACCGCCGGCTCGCCTGC
This DNA window, taken from Deltaproteobacteria bacterium, encodes the following:
- a CDS encoding diguanylate cyclase; this encodes MTQVRVLLADKPSKTTDKLAAALRKRKLHVDLVGDAHAALARYAQSTPHVAIVGQGLAGPAFALCKALRAHDPAAVLLAMAADAKSHRAAERAGADATLDKPIDPRLIEASVRPLALLRTMRLAQTQSGGPIFDPLTGFYAFEHFKQALFVEVKRARRYKVPIAVILSSITAHGENEAPELRQELMGGLALAVRSATRDTDLPVAYGQHNVMILLPHTSADGAEAVGRRILFKIAKSTLRHEGRRLKTRISLGLAASGDGEHPFSELVHAAALRLKEAEARGGNCLVAK
- a CDS encoding DUF1704 domain-containing protein; translation: MADAHSYLKQLSDELVALQRPVKILKAINWSSKVHARFFAKGGRELPHVSYAPLPYDPHEKVRQFLQLKQRIRGHNEIEQLLRRKCDEFATVVRMLAARGHRRFFEHSSVLYGDPRDRYADPTVDNLEIAKLWASRPPAADDLPSLTAEEARDIIDAIIGPVLGKHCTVRVSDRLTANAAAGATRVSVKKGARFTPLQARALAHHEGLWHVLTSVNGYAQPVLRILGVGLPRFTESQEGMGILSEFLTGNLTNDRFIELGERTLAVDMAARGADYLQVYRSLSEKFPPPKAAQMCERVFRGGVLTGGAPFTKDASYQRGYVRTFQFLRKAMHSVDRRLVLAFLTGKMNIDDAPLIKHLITEGICVGPHFTPLWWQHGDVMSAQFTHAVTMHRFALSERARVFSERQERGEAEGLALPAQPDLEPS
- a CDS encoding alkene reductase codes for the protein MSSLPLFSPLKLGRITLKNRAVMAPMTRSRATADHVPTPLMAEYYGQRAGAGLIVTEGIGPSPNGTGYARIPGLWSAEQVEAWKPVTAAVHARGGAIFAQLMHTGRESHPANLVAGAEVVAPSAVASPGEIQSDQLGKQPKPVPRALTLEELPATRAEFVTAAKNAIAAGFDGVELHGANGYLLEQFLNPISNTRTDAYGGTPENRNRFVIEVAKAVVEAIGGDRVGIRISPYGANGGMKPFPEIDAQYQKLAEGLADAGVEYLHLVDHSAMGGQAVPAPLKEWLSKHWPRTFIASGGFDGPKANQVLADDRADLVAFGRPFLSNPDLVIRLEKNLPLAPPDPKTFFTPGPKGYTDYPAAT